Below is a window of Vanacampus margaritifer isolate UIUO_Vmar chromosome 11, RoL_Vmar_1.0, whole genome shotgun sequence DNA.
ttgattaattacaaatattatatctgttctaaatgtacaataaaaacattctaggtttacatactcttgttaacaaaagtgggaaaaaaagttaaactaatacaaatagttcaaataaaattttgacgtctatagccgtcaatggcagtgaatgagttaaaatgttatgcagtaaaaattatgaaatcttaaaagatgactttgattttgtgtttgtcaaaaatggacatggtcaagctcctttttttaaagagtcACACCCTTTCCTTGGCTGGACAAGCCTCAGTGTGAAGCCTAAGCACGCCCTGCTTGTTCAGCGTGGACAACAGTCCAAACTCTATGGGCATATCATGCACGGCTAAGTGCTTGAGATCGTTGTAGTAGTGCTTGGTGAGAGTGTGTCCGTCCGGGTGTTTGTCAAAGGGCCAGAAGCCGTACAGGTGAACTTCGGAGCACAGCTCCAGAGCCAGGCTGGCCATTAATATGCCCGTGGTGGGCTGATAGCCGGCGAGGCCTTTGGCGGCCCAGAACCGCGACACATTGCGCACGTAGTTGGGGTTGAATGAGATGGCACGAATGGGGCTTTTGAAGTCTTTTAGGGTGCGAGCCGCCCGCATTGACACTTGTGTGTAAGAGCGGTAGGAGAAGGTGTGAAGGAGCATCAGGGCCTTCCCGTAGATCTGGACTGCTTCTACAAGTTTCTGCTGTGGTCCCAAGCCCGACAGAGACTCGTACCTGTGGGGGAAAGCTCCGGTGAGAATAGCCACAACAAAAGCTGCCCACTGCTCCCTCAGAGACACAGAAGTCTAAAATCATCTCATGACGAGGAATATGGTACACAAGTGGCTGCTAACTGACACACACATCAAGATTTTGCCCATCTGCCGGACCTTGGAATtgagcagcacttttatcaAGCGACCAGTAAAACCAAGCTACCCACGCTACTGGCCTACTGCTAACTAACTGACCGTCTAACCAACCAACTACTATCTGCTACTACTCACTAACTAAAATGGGGGAGGATGATCAAGTAGTCCATCATAATAAAATCACAACAAACCAAGCATTATAGTAATTATACAGCTGTGCAGgtaacttttaactcattcactgccattgacggctatagacgtcaaaaatccgtttgaactatttctattagtttagcattttttccacttttgttaacaagagtatgaaaacttggattttttttggtacatttagaacagatataaaatttgtaattaatcgtgagttaactagtcaagtcatgtgattaattacgaaaaaaaatgactgactagtgaagtcatgcgattaattatgcttaaaaaaaattatcgcctgatgcccctattttttaataaacttttctttttttctttttttttttaaagaaaagattattaaaataataataatttaacggcctgacgcccctaatttttaataaactttgcttcttcctctttaaaaaaaagaagtaattttaattattatgattattttgtaataatctaaaaaaaaaaatttagaaaaaattaggagcatcaggccgttaaattattattattttaataatcttttctttaaaaaaaaaaaaagaaaaaaagaaaagtttattaaaaaataggggcatcaggcgataattttttttaagcataattaatcgcatgacttcactagttaactcatgattaatcacaaatttgatatgtgttctaaatgtacaataacccccctaggttttcatactcttgttaataaaagtgggaagaatgttaaactaattgatagttaaaatgaatttttgatgtatatagcagccaatggcagtgaatgagataagatGGCCACCATGGAAAGGATTACTTATATTTCCAGTATTTCCTATTTGGAAATCTTTACAAGCAGAAGTGACAAGATGCCATCAGAATTACCTGCGTTCGAAGACGTCAAGGTTGGCCGTGACGAGGTCCGTCTTGAAGCCTACGTCTTTGGCGTACACGTGGTTCAGCGGTGGTAGATTGCACCTGATCACAAACTGAGCCGAGTCAATCGTTTCTCCGCAGCCGCTGTCGATCAGGATGCCGCCGCTGCCGACCACGGCGCACTTGTCGTACATCTCCGTGGAGAACGGATGCTTCTGGAAATCAACGAGCATCAAGGTCAGTGTTGTTTTCATACTGTAAAGATGAGCAGCAAGGTCTTggatgtgacatttttttgttgtatttccgTTTTATAGTCATCTTCAACTGAGAGCGACAAATAGTTCGAAGCGAGCACGCTTGACTTACTATTTGGAGaactttgatttgaaaaatgttttatttcttcttgaagtgtgtgttttaattatgCTGTTGTGATTTACAATTCAGTATGTTGAACTTTTTAGTACAATATTGCATCTAATCTttgagaaagtttttttttttttttacattttattcacatacaattttatttcacttctaggagcaatacatttgtttttaattctccccccccattttttatttgtcagcgTACCTTCACAAAGGTTTTGAAGATATCTGGCGTCACGGTCAGCATCCAGTCGTCTAAGTAGTGAATCACGGTTCCCACAGGTGTGTTTTCCTGTGTGATGATGGCCATCTCGACCCCGTGAGTACAGCTGCTCAGGTTGGAGCTGCAACATCAGCAACAATAGTTTTAGGCCGCCTTTGTCTGCTTTGTTATGGCAAGAAAAAGCGAGACCGCTTGTGCAAGTGTTTGCACTCACCAGACGTCTGCAGCTGGATCAGGTGGGATTTGTTTTGGAAGAGAGACTTTGCTAATGAACGTTATCATTAAATGTAGACACAAGAAAGAGAGacgttacataaaaataaaacaagcttttttttcttacatgatACATATATAGCGCCTCGATACCAAATGCGCATTACAACCACCAAACCCTGAATCCATTTGAATGGGTTACTACCAATtgtacttttacaaaaaaaaaaaagtcgtaatccaaagaatgaaaaatccaatttgatcatatTGCTAAATAGAGCGCATTTAGATAGTGTTTTATCCTAaaccaggggtccatttcacaaagcaggttcaacTAACtctgagactaaccctgaacagtgaGTTGACCTACCCTGAGATAGGATACTGTGTTTTTGGGTTCCAGGATAGCTGTTTTCAGTTAATTTGATCAACGCTGAGTACTTTCACCTGGAGTCAAGCTCGTGCCGCACGACTTTAAAAAGACCGCAACAATGGACCCCCTTGAcgggtcaccatggcaacggatAGATGGAGTATAACTAATGTTACATGACATACAGCATAATGGCGCAAAAGCGATGTGACGGGCATACCTCCTGTAGTAAACACGCCCAatcatgacgatgatgatcagGAAGAAAATGAAGGAGAACACCAAGTTCCTGCGTCTCCTAATCATGCTTACTGATTCACTGTGTCAGGaatctaaataaatgtttgaaagcaaacaaattcaaatgtattgaacataaaattaaaataaaacagctgcTTGTTTAAATTAGCTTTTAGGATCAATCCATCAAAAATCTTAAACACAGCTGACTTTctatttgctttttgttttaatgcactGTTGACATCCATGTGGGTTGGTAGGATAGGGTTTGTCCAAAGCCGATCCTCGAgggccactatcctgcatgttGTATGTTTCCCTCCTTCATCACACtcgattcaaatgatcagctcatcagcaagctctgtggAAGCTTCATAACGATCCTgaacatttgaatcaggtgtgttggaggaggggaaacatgcaggatagtggcTCCCGACGAaaggtaaaaaattaatttaaactacttctattagtttaacattttttaatgaaaacctagaaaataatgattgtacatttagaaaggatacaatttgtgagttaactagtaaagtcatccCATTAATAacgattagaaattttaatcgcctgacgcccctaatttttaataatttaaaaaaaaaagttaaactaatagaaatagttcaaatgattttttgacgtctatagccgtcaatggcagtgaatgagttaatgtaacaAAACCAGTGAGCTATAAATTCATCAATTTACACAGCAAAATTAAATCCACAAGATCTTTACTTACCTTTGAAAGATTTGGCAGATCAGGCTGAAAAGTTAAATGTGAATGCTTCTCAATGTTCTTCTCAATGCTTCTTCAGCAAAAAACACACCCATCGGTGCTGATATgagcttttttgtttctttctttttgtttccccGGTATCAGAAAATTTCCACGGCGCAAACTATGTATCGAGACACACCAAAAATGTATCAGTCACGTCCGGTTGGTTTTTTCAAAAAGACTGAAtcttcgtcttgtgttagggtcggcagcgacccgtttttaggtttaacatgcataaaagaaccatataaattagtttattgcatcaaggctttttgactttgtcaggaacccctatttcaacaaaataaaacaaaaacaaagttttttactatattctaaaatgctctggttgaaattgttacatttgtgttgttagggtcggtttcgacccagttataaaaataagattataaagcaataattagaGCCAAAACTGGATTCATAATTACACTGCCAGCCAACACACTgacagccagctcctctcccaatcctgtgagctgtaggggattctcattttgccgtgttttccagtacacctgcacaaaaacaaaactaacagagatgggcatgtcctgacatgtaaggtcaattcattcatttgaaaggtcatttgacttgcagagccttgcaattgactggcaaccagttcagggtgtaccctgcctactgcccgaagtcagctgggataggctccagcaaccccgcgacccttgtgaggacaagcggtaaagaaaatggatggatggatggatggaaggatggatttgacttgcagagtgcacatctccaatttgcagcatacaaacatgagaagaagattttcagcgacccaagttctggataatctttttgatgaaaatgaggaagaggacacagtttctgaggaggaagacaatgtgGAGTATCAACCAGAAGACACAGACATATCTGATGAGTCTGATTAGGAGATCACTGGTGGTGAAGCTCCTCCCACTGaaagattcaaatccaaaaatgataagatcttttggagctcagtacctcatgatgtacatggcagggcagctgctgcaaatgtcataaaaatgacccctggaatcacaatttgctgtgacaagagtcagtgacatcgggacatgtttcgagctattcatgccattgtcactaaaaagagtcatcatggctatgacaaacgttgaaggaaaaaaagtccatgacgacatgtggaaagacattgatgaggaatatctggatgcttacattggtgttcttcttcttgctggagtgtacagatcctgcaatgaggccactgatagtctctgggacgcatcgacaggcagaaatattttccgggcaacaatgtcacttcagacctttcgaatgatatcaagagtcctcagatttgacaaccgaaatagcagagatggcagaaatggaacattgaaacgatcaaatcatttggaacTATTGATTCACAAAAAGAATCGCTCTTTTGGAATGTTCGAAACATTTCCCCACAGCGACACCTGGTGGccaattgtaaaatattacaatcaaacagtagaGCAGCGTTGCAAGCTCCCTAGTAAGCAAATGAACtattggctgtctgtcatcaTCTAATTAACACAACTGGCAATCAgcctatactgtaattgtaatggagagagaaataatatcctgggaaacaaaaacggaaTAATCCCCACCCTGTCAAAATAAgtatagaagtacaaatgagcTTGTTGTTGCTggtacttggtttgtttttaattttgccttgTATTGGAACCCAAAAGGCAACTGTCACgtgacatcctgattctgagacagatttaggAACGCGATTCGAATCGCAAATTCACAGGCGGAACttgcgattcgattcgattgtgattgccagttgtgtaaattaggtgatgacagacaGACAATAGTTAatttccttactggggagctgGCAATACTGCtctactgtttgattgtaatattttacagttggccaccagatgtcgctgtggggagatgtttcgaacattccaaaagatcgattctttttgtgaatcaatagttccaaatgatttgatcatttcaatgttccatttctgccttccctacaaaaaaacaaacaaaaaaaacgtgtgcACAAGGTTAGgactataaataaacaaaatataaccAGGAATAAACCAAAAAACTAACAACAAATAAACGACGTGGCTATAGAAAGCTGTTTGCCGTCTGTGTTGCTGGGGGAACGCCCCCTAATCACTATGGAACTgcaacaacatcaacaaaaaagGGCAGACATGATCCAAATCATGACAAATTTagtaagtttaattaattatgaggtcattaagtttaattaatttgaccaatttaagcaattttaactttttttttttcaaatttggtcaacaattcaatttgtagcCAAATCTTAAAtcggttcaacaattctcttttcagAGTGTAGAATGAAGCAAttcaattaagttggtcaacaattatctttttagagtgcatagGTAAGGTGTTCATCTTTAGCAGTTAATCCAGATGGATCATTTATATCCATCAGAACTCTTTAAAGTGTGTGACGGAATTTTTTGTTTGCAATAGGaattattattgatattattattattattaggctaCAAGGCTTTGAAATGACGTCACGCAGGTCTTCAAGGCTTTGAGATGAGTCACACAGGGTCCCgcaaagcttttttcccccttgtttCGTCTGCTTGTGACGTCGTATCATTGTGATCTGGGGACAAGAGGGCCGAGGGAGGTGCGACGCAGTTGACTAGGTGATCCCCTGCTGCTAAGTGTGCCCTATGGAAGGGCTTGCCAaagttccctggttttgttggatcattgtcgctgtcaccaccggtgttttgttttgtcttttcagatctttgttggttttgttcacccagtacccctgctagtgtttttgttaaataatttgTGTTCAGTttaacatgcatccctgccgcggttctcctgcctccctgcatttgggtcctccaactCCACACGTGACACCatgaaactccagggctgaaaatgagtctcAGTCCGGCCGTCTACAAATATCATATTCcaaactcattttacaacaTAACCCTTACAGGAAAGGCTTACcgatgcacgcacgcacgactACTGAAGGGTATCCGAATCCAAAAGATTATGCCAAACACTTTGTTTCAtaaacaattcatttcaatcggaGTCTCTAAATGTACATATTATAGCACACAGGAGATTTTTGCCCCTAATGTTGCCATTTattaacaaaagacaaaaaaaaccatTCGAAGACTATGAACAATCAACatcagtgtttaacatgaatgaa
It encodes the following:
- the LOC144060686 gene encoding alpha-2,8-sialyltransferase 8E-like — encoded protein: MIRRRRNLVFSFIFFLIIIVMIGRVYYRSKVSLPKQIPPDPAADVCSNLSSCTHGVEMAIITQENTPVGTVIHYLDDWMLTVTPDIFKTFVKKHPFSTEMYDKCAVVGSGGILIDSGCGETIDSAQFVIRCNLPPLNHVYAKDVGFKTDLVTANLDVFERRYESLSGLGPQQKLVEAVQIYGKALMLLHTFSYRSYTQVSMRAARTLKDFKSPIRAISFNPNYVRNVSRFWAAKGLAGYQPTTGILMASLALELCSEVHLYGFWPFDKHPDGHTLTKHYYNDLKHLAVHDMPIEFGLLSTLNKQGVLRLHTEACPAKERV